In Rhinolophus ferrumequinum isolate MPI-CBG mRhiFer1 chromosome 18, mRhiFer1_v1.p, whole genome shotgun sequence, a genomic segment contains:
- the SMIM43 gene encoding LOW QUALITY PROTEIN: protein TMEM155 (The sequence of the model RefSeq protein was modified relative to this genomic sequence to represent the inferred CDS: inserted 2 bases in 1 codon; substituted 1 base at 1 genomic stop codon): protein MTSTLIRVILVVSLISRLGTAVGTGLMPSGVISQHQRXNSARVGHALAFLGKMCCQDLFWIHLQGXELGISTAVKAHSFGADQHSSTFTGGRPPSTAALLAESERRVKTG from the exons ATGACTTCAACTCTTATTAGGGtaattttggttgtttctctgATTTCCAGACTT GGCACAGCTGTAGGTACAGGACTGATGCCATCTGGTGTAATTTCACAACATCAGAG GAATTCAGCCAGAGTGGGCCATGCGCTGGCTTTTCTGGGAAAGATGTGCTGCCAAGATTTGTTTTGGATTCACTTGCAGGGGTGAGAACTTGGAATTAG TACAGCTGTAAAGGCGCACAGCTTCGGGGCAGATCAGCACTCTAGCACCTTCACAGGTGGCCGCCCGCCCAGCACCGCTGCTCTGCTCGCAGAGAGCGAGCGCAGAGTGAAGACGGGCTAG